The following DNA comes from Xiphophorus hellerii strain 12219 chromosome 5, Xiphophorus_hellerii-4.1, whole genome shotgun sequence.
atgcaaGCTTGTGACATCACCCTATGCAGCTGATTTATTATAGTCTGCGGTGGAAGTCATGAGGGTTTTGGTCTTATTTTGGAATTTAAACTGAATGCACTGAAAACAGCAtaaagaaactgtttatttattgagtATACCAGAAACTTCACTTTCCTTTAAaatatgcatgtttttattaacaaCGAGAACTTTCAAAATACagtctttttaaacaaatccCTGAATAAGACAAGCCAAAAGGTAGCATAACTCAAACAACTTGCAATTATATAACTTCTGCTATGTACATGGCAAGCTGATAAGCTtcgacaaaataaaacagtttgtatTAGTCCATTTCAAGCACTTTGCATGTGGGGTTGACACCTTTAGGAGCGAAGGAGGTGGTAGTCTCGGTGTCGAGGCCAGCTGAGCTCCTCCTCCGACCACAGGTGTATCTGTAGAACCTTTCCTGGCTCATGCAGCCAGTTTCCTTCAGCAGCTTAAGAACATCATTGCGAAACTTAACACCAATGAAGGCATAGACGAAGGGGTTCAAGCAGCAACGCAGAAAGGCCACGTACTGTGTGATATCAGTGGCAAACAGGAGACTTTTGTCGTATTCACAGTTCTTTGTTCCTCCGGCTCCTATGTCGATTGTAGTCAAGAAGAGGACGACGTTGTAAGGCATCTGGGAGACCAGGAAGACGATGACAATGGCGAGAATCACTTTGATGGCCCTGTTCCGCTCAAAGCTGCGAGCCTGGCAGAGCGTCTGGATGATGCAGGTGTAACAGAAGCTCATGATCAGGAGCGGAACGAGGAACCCCAACACAATCTGGCTGGCCTGGAAGCCAACTCGGAGCTGATCGTTTTTGATGgagaacagagagcaggtgttGTTGCTGACATTGGTGTACATCATTTCTGGTAGGGAGCAGATCAACGCCATCATCCAGCTGGCAGTGGAGGACAACTTGCTCAGAAAGACAGCCTTTGAGCGAAGGCCGTGGGTGGAGATGGCCTTGGCGATGGCAAAGTAGCGGTCGACGCTGATGAGTGAGAGGAGGAACATGCTGCTGTAGAAGCTGACCTTGTAGATGGTGTGCATGGCTTTGCACAGAAAAAGCCCCAGCATCCACTCTGCCATGGAGTTGGCTGCCCAGAAGGGGAGCGAGAGGGCAAAGAGCAGGTCAGCAAAAGACAAGTTGAGCAGGTACACATCTGTCATGTTCTTGAGGCGCTTGAAGTAGAAGACAGTGGCGATGACCAGCAGATTCCCAGCCACTCCCAGCAAGCAGATGACGGAGTAGAAGAGCGGCATAAACCAGAGGCGAAACTGCCGGTTTGACTCTTTGTCGCAAAGCAGAGGAAAGTCATAGTAATCCTGGGACGAAGATGAGTAATCAAAATTCTCCAAGAATGTTGTATTTTCCAGGTACTCAGGCACGGAAGACTGcaaccaaagaacaaaaagtgACATAATGAGCTTTTCAGCAAATCTTACTGGTttaatgcacatttaaaaactcaCTCCTTCAGAGGAAATGACACGTACAAAAGGAAACACAGGGATTAGTGCTGCTAAATCTTTCAGTGTGGATGCAACCTCTACAGGTGCATCTTAATGTAGTGTCATCAGACAATATTCACACCATTTTGCACTTTACACACTGattctaaaatatatttgagttatttttttgtgttctagtcataataataataagaccCAGAATAATAAGGCAAAACAGTTTTCAGAAAGACGTACAAATATTGTTACCTCTTGTTAATGTACTGTTCCAATGCACACTTGAGCAggttttcttgcaaattttcacattttggttcATGCCCTTTATGTGGTCTAGTCATCCATGCTACACAGTTTTTCTCCAGACGCTTGGAGTTCAGGCCCAAATGTTCTGttctggtttcatctgaccagagaattttgttttttcttctctgacattttctaaGATGCCTTTTTGACAAAATTCAAGCAGGGTGCCATGTTCATCAAGTAGTGTTTCTGTATTCTTCTCCCATCTCCACAAAGGAACACTGGAGCTCCACCTTTGGGTTCTGGGTTGCCTCTCTGATCAAAGACCTTCTACTGCAGTTACTCGGTTTGTTTGAGCAACCAGATCTAGGAAGGGTGCTGCTagttacaaacttttttttatttccaaataaagGCGACATATGTTCTGGCATACACAATTATGAGAGGTGTTCGATGCTGGTAgagtttcttttgtttattttgtgtcatGTCCAGTCAGCTGAATTGTCAACTGGTGGACTTCAATTAAATTGAAAAAGCATCTCAGCGATGATCAGAGGAAATCAAATGAATTGGAGCTCACTTTTAAATTCAATAGCAAAGGGTGTGAAGACTTATGTGAATATTATGCTTAGCTGTCTGAAAACATCCTTGCAATCTGTGGAAAAGGTGACGGTATAGCAATACTTTCCGACGGCATAGTAGATTCAAATTTAACAGAgaggtttgtttattttaatcatgCAATTCTAAACATAGGAAAATCTGATTCAATATACACAGAGTGGTATAATCCAAGGATtgatttctgttcatgtttatgGTTTGCAGCTAGTGAACAACCAAAATTTAGTTACTCAGGTAAATTGATATTACATAACGTCAACAAAAACAACGCTATGTGACAAAAACAGTGTTACGTTCTGGCATACACAATTATGAGGAAAACTTCTGACATGACAGTTCTTCTGTATACAGTCATTGATCCACAAGAAGGGTGAGACAAACAAGATTACTGTTTAGCTCACAGTTTTGTATTCAAGCATAACAGAATACAAActtaagtggaaggaaacatGCAGATATAATAGTGATAACAACAGCATAGAGAGGATTGTAAACCAAAACCTGCTCAAGATTTTGGAGGAGATTCACAACGTTTGGACTGGGGTTGGAGTCAGAGCTTGAAGAGCCATCATACAGAGACATGTTCATAGAGATGCGCTACAGCTGTCACATTCCTCGTGTTTGGCCATTCTGAACAACAGACGGCATCACAAGTCTTTCCTGATCCAAGGAGAAAAAGGACATGATTGTTGCTTAGTCATCCAAAGATCTCTTTTCAAGATGAAAGCCTTGAAAAGGCTGGTAACTGGTAATCAATTAAATATCCCAGAGTCAGGAGGAAAAGTGGGGAGGTACAGAATCCATGCTGCTTGGAGTAGAATGTGAAGTTTACGGAGTAAGAAATGACTTAGGGTGTCATGTCATCTGCAGGTGTCGAGCTGCTCTGCTTTCTGAAGTTCATCATGTCATCATCAACTAGGCAATTTTAGGGCATTTCataatttcttcttttgacGAGTTTTATGAAgttgctggttttattttatagtaaGAACATTTGTCCACACCTGCTCACAAAAGTATCAGTATCTGCTTTAATGAGCATGGCACTACTGTGACTGACCAGCAAGAGAAGTATGAGAGACTCCAGACCAGAAAATATAGATGAACCAGAGATTTCTAGCAGAGTTCCCCCACCTTCCTTTGTAGCTCAGCAGTGCCACATCTTGATCACCTTTATGCTACGCAGCGTTGAtacagtaattcatgcaaaacaTAAGTCTTGGCCAAATATTGTGTACACATTACAGCACACTGACATGCTTTTCAGTAGGTGAACTAGTACATTTTTGTACGCATACAACAGGTTTTTGTCCTGCATAAAATTTCAATCTTCTTAGAGGTTGTATTTTGGGTTTTCAATTACTGAATCATAAATTGACTTAAATAAGCATTTTCAATCTACTGTATACAATATGTCAGTTTCACTTTGTGGACTGAAATACATTAACTCAACaataatattctgatttattgagcTGTACCTGTATACATTATTGTTATTTAGAATTTCCCTTACCTTTGTTGATATATTTCCCAACATGGTTGTTTGAAGACTTTGGTTATCTGAAAAACACGTTGAGAAAGTTTTGTAATTAGGCGGCCGCTCAGTGTCTAGTACTGGATTTCACTAATTATACGACAGATCTTTAAACTCAAAGATGTAAGTTTGTCTCCTAAGATTTCAGTCAAAGAAACGTGTCATGTGAACATTATCTGATAACATTTTCAAGAGTATCTCTCTCTAATTTTCCTAATTTTcccttaaccctttcatgcatagtggtcactacagtggacagctatctaaaagccattttcttctgcttcctgtggatttttatgttataaatgcacacagaccactgaagtggacactaatgcatcataaaatataccatcaactactggccatcagctgcaaatgcaagaaattatttttgttaaatacaatatggccgacagacaaaaaagcatgagaaccgacccggtccctccttctactgtagacgactcttgcaagtaaaagaaatattgtgacatcagataacccctaaggaacaatactactgatgtatttttcaaataacaactttgtatttggacaaaattacaattgatcacataaaaaaaaaaaattaaaaaaaaattatttttacaaaaaaatgttcctaccttttttatgccttaagaaaagaattttaaaaaatggaaaaaaaattctgacacaaaggatcataattcatgcatcagagggttaagcTGGGACTCTTCCCTCTGTGGTTAGTTCTACTGACTACAGTCAAAATTCTTTGTAGGCACATAATTCACAGGTTTCCCCTTTTGACACCAGTGAGATTCATGGCGGTACTGCTGTTAGAAGTTAGCAACTTTGAGCCCAAGTAAAAAGAtcagttcttcttttttttattttcatacaaaaatacattatcACAAGTAGCTCGGTTTAAATCTTGCAAAAATTTGGGGGGAAAACTTCTCATTTTGCAAATGAGTATAACTACAACTAAGAGAAAAATTGCTTTTACAACTTGTATATATAAAGCCGTTGTTACATTGCATTTGTATATGTAGtggtattttacaaataatacatTGCTCCTCTGTTAGTTCATAAATGAGGATAAATGAAGCCAGTTTTTGCTCTATTTTAtccaaaatcaataaaatgaacCATGACAGAATCTATAGTCATACATATGTGCAAGGTTTTCTGAGTTATCATGCTTTTTACAAGCACAGTTTGTGGATTTAACTCTTTGCCTCCTAAGAATGGCAACTAGCAGAACAATACCGGCATTAAAAATGAGAAGTGATTAACCAGTTTCATCACCAAATAACAAGAAAAAGTCATTCGAAGGTTGTAAATAACCAATCAAACCCAATCATTCATCACCACAGCACATGCACCCATCCTTTTTAACTGATAAGGTACTTACCACCAACAGTTGGCATATTGACTGAAAGCCGCTCACAGTGTGACACGCAGAGTATCTGTGTTTGATGGTGGTTTCCCTtgttgatgagaaaaaaaaaagttgcatctCCACTCATGAGAAATGTTCCTTTCTCGGTACCCTCAAAAATCATGTGAGAACTCGCCTAACCACAAACTCCATTTAGAAAGAGAGCAAAGCACATGCtgctttccatttaaaaaagagacatttaaaaacacagctTAAAGTCtagtcaaaatatgtttttttatatccaTAGACACAGCCTCATGCGACAAAGAGGATGCAGAAATTTACATTTGAgtcaagataaataaaaaaaaataggactGCTGAGCCAGATAACATCTTCACCCAAGGACTGTGGAAGCACCTTGTGCgtatttaattcaaataaaaaaaatattttgtgttgcttttgaaagtTTCTTTTGCCATGATTCATTGTGTTACTCTTGCTTTCATATAAGCTATTACCTGACAAACAGCAGGTGCTCGTATCTTGGTATGAATCATAcgcaaatgaaaaacaagctgctgtttAAAGGATGCTAAGATCACACAGAGCAGAGGGGGGTTTATCTCACTGAACTCGCAAacaatgtgtttgtattttaagaAGGAGGTTTGGTGTAGCTGTTCAAAAAAAGTATTAACCACTATGAGCTACTGTTTTGCATGTGCAATTCTTTTCACCTGTTTTGCTGCATCTTTTAGTTGTGTTTGTATTGGACAGCAGCAGGAACCTTGCATGAATTAACCTTTCAAAACAGACCTGCACAGGCTGCTGCACACCTGTGCCTTTgtggtttgtgttttctgctttcACTTGAGGCAGTTTTAACcacagaccaaaaaaaagaaaaaaagttttagtgtaaaGCAAATCATTCACACCTAAATTGTAGGTTAAGATTATGGTAAATCTGATCCTAGCAGCTTCGTACAGGCACAAACGGCTTACATCTCCAGTCAAGTGTGTGACTTTCCTCGAGGCATCGGAGCTGAATTTTGTTACATGCACAAGTGAGCACACTTCTTGTTCAGtgttaaaaacaggaaatcagaACAAATCCTTTTCATCTAACCAACTTCCCTTACCTGTACTGTGCAAAGGATAAGCATACTCTTTGCAAATACCCTGCATGCCACAGTCAGAGACAGATGTAAACCGCTGAGCTCCCAGAACCCTTGTTTTCGATCATTAACTgtctgggttaaaaaaaaaaaaaaaaagtaggttacaacctttttttaatcataagaTTATAAACATCAAGAATCCCCGGTAAAAGACATTTAGTTCTTATCACGTGAATGAATTAGTTAAATATAACACATGACAAGCCACAATATGTATTACCTCATGTTAGTATGAGTTTTATGTGCGAGAAATACAATAACAAACTGCTGAAAGCTGAGTACCCAGACAGGTCATGTGACTGTATCACCATGATTACAAAATCTGATGACTTTACAACAATAAAGCCATCTGGTTATATTTCCCAACCAATCTTTTTGTATGTTTCTACTGgcattttgatgatttattgtTGGTGATGAACTCCaagtctttgaggttggaaggcctACCTTTACGTTAgcctaattttttttagctcccTCCTCAGAGTCTCTATCAGTCTCAAGTCAGGACTCTGGTTGGGCCACTAAAGATGTTAGTATTTCTTTCCTATAATCACATTTTCCCCTTATGAATGGGAATTACCTTTTGTAAAATGGGATGAGACAGGAGGATACAAAATGTCACTGATGTGGCACAAAGGCTTAAAGTTTTACCGTGTGACTACGTCAACCATAATGACAGGAGTAACATTGGCAAGAATGGTCCTCTTGCCTTGATGTTGCCTTAATGTTATAAGCTACCAAATCTACATGTTATGCACACAGCCTTACTTGTGGTCCATCTTAGGTGCACAATATGTGCACTGTACTGTCCTCACATACTCATAGGCTCCAAAAACAAAGACTTGCTGTTGGAACCATTGGGTCCACAAGGACACATGTTGCGTTTATATGCACCCACTGATTGGATGAACAGGGTACTGTGGTATCTAGCAAATTCCCACAAGTGATGGCATTCTAAATGCTCCAACCCTTTGGTGGAGAGTTCTCTCAAAATGGGTGAGACATGGATATAGGATGTGTACATAGGAACCTAAAATCTTTCTCCATGTCTCCCCAAATTGTGATAACAGCAGTAATATGACCAAGATTAGGACCTCTTGCCTCTGGGCTGTCATAAAGTCTGGATGACATGAACAGATGGTGTTTGTGCCGCTATGAACCCACCAGTTTCAACAGCTGGACACTGTATACCCCACATGCAAAGCAACTGCACAATACAACCACCCGATCTGTCAAATTCCACCAAGAGCTGGTAATGCTGTGAAATGAAGTTACCCTCTTTGACTGGTGACTTTCAGATACATCTTTGTTGGACGACTTTTGCTCCACTTATTTTTGCTCTGTTGGCACTTCGTTTAAAACCGTTATAAAATTTCTT
Coding sequences within:
- the ccr7 gene encoding C-C chemokine receptor type 7, with the translated sequence MPTVGDNQSLQTTMLGNISTKSSVPEYLENTTFLENFDYSSSSQDYYDFPLLCDKESNRQFRLWFMPLFYSVICLLGVAGNLLVIATVFYFKRLKNMTDVYLLNLSFADLLFALSLPFWAANSMAEWMLGLFLCKAMHTIYKVSFYSSMFLLSLISVDRYFAIAKAISTHGLRSKAVFLSKLSSTASWMMALICSLPEMMYTNVSNNTCSLFSIKNDQLRVGFQASQIVLGFLVPLLIMSFCYTCIIQTLCQARSFERNRAIKVILAIVIVFLVSQMPYNVVLFLTTIDIGAGGTKNCEYDKSLLFATDITQYVAFLRCCLNPFVYAFIGVKFRNDVLKLLKETGCMSQERFYRYTCGRRRSSAGLDTETTTSFAPKGVNPTCKVLEMD